A single region of the Bicyclus anynana chromosome 16, ilBicAnyn1.1, whole genome shotgun sequence genome encodes:
- the LOC128198873 gene encoding uncharacterized protein LOC128198873: MAKVQEDLKTINENINQKFENIEVKTKELEQKLEQQQMHLDRLDQQLKKRNIIIFGLEEQENYYSQLEEIVLDLLNKVMKIPCDQRDIESVKRLGKKKGNVRPVVVTLTTMGLKLKVLRSKNLLKNTRVYLKEDFTPKILQKRKELQEEFLSRREKGENVVIKYDKIITLNRKSPLLNKTRALQESPKHKHRNNKRKPPASPDALPETNQPLLNNNTRKKNKTSIESYMTPKPTLPITTSSSSQNNITNSIEQTQRP, encoded by the coding sequence ATGGCCAAAGTACAGGAAGATTTAAAAaccataaatgaaaatataaaccaaaaatttgaaaatatagaaGTAAAAACGAAAGAACTAGAACAAAAATTAGAACAGCAGCAGATGCATTTAGATAGACTAGATCAACAATTGAAGAAAaggaatattataattttcggACTAGAAGAACAAGAAAATTACTACAGTCAGTTGGAAGAAATAGTATTGgacttattaaataaagttatgaAGATACCATGTGATCAAAGAGACATAGAGTCGGTGAAGAGACTGGGGAAAAAGAAGGGGAATGTTAGACCTGTCGTGGTAACTTTAACAACAATGGGTTTAAAATTGAAGGTCTTACGGAGCaagaatttgttaaaaaatacaagagtCTACCTAAAAGAGGATTTCACacctaaaattttacaaaaaaggaAAGAGTTACAAGAAGAATTTTTATCTAGAAGAGAAAAAGGGGAAAATGTTGTGATAAAGTATGACAAAATCATAACATTAAACAGAAAGAGccccttattaaataaaacaagagcTCTACAAGAAAGCCCAAAACATAaacatagaaataataaaagaaaaccacCTGCCTCCCCAGATGCTCTACCAGAAACCAACCAACCTCTGTTAAACAATAATACTCGTAAAAAGAACAAAACCAGTATTGAATCATATATGACACCGAAACCAACTCTACCAATCACAACATCTTCATCGtctcaaaataatattacaaattctATAGAACAGACACAAAGACCATAG